In Panthera leo isolate Ple1 chromosome B3, P.leo_Ple1_pat1.1, whole genome shotgun sequence, a single genomic region encodes these proteins:
- the ISLR gene encoding immunoglobulin superfamily containing leucine-rich repeat protein: protein MQELRLLCWAVLLGLAQACPEPCDCGEKYGFQIADCAYRDLEAVPPGFPANVTTLSLSANRLPSLPEGAFREVPLLQSLWLAHNEIRVVAAGALAPLGQLRSLDLSHNLISDFAWSDLHNLSALQLLKMDSNELTFIPRDAFRSLRALRSLQLNHNRLHALAEGTFAPLTALSHLQINDNPFDCTCGIVWFKTWALTTAVSIPEQDNITCTSPHVLKGTPLNRLLPLPCSAPSVQLTYQPSQDGAELRPGFVLALHCDVEGQPAPQLHWHIQTPGGTVEITSPNVGADGRALPGALAAGGRPRFQAFANGSLLIPDFGKLEEGTYSCLATNELGSAESSVNVALATPGEGGEDALGRRFHGKAAEGKGCYTVDNEVQPSGPEDNVVIIYLSRAGGPEAAAVGGGAPGRQPPGLFLLGQSLLLLFLTSF from the coding sequence ATGCAGGAGCTGCGTTTGCTCTGCTGGGCGGTCCTCCTGGGCCTAGCGCAGGCCTGTCCCGAGCCCTGCGACTGCGGCGAGAAGTACGGCTTCCAGATCGCCGACTGCGCCTACCGTGACCTGGAGGCCGTGCCACCCGGCTTCCCTGCCAACGTGACCACGCTGAGCCTGTCGGCCAACCGGCTGCCAAGCTTGCCAGAGGGCGCCTTCCGGGAGGTGCCCCTGCTGCAGTCGCTGTGGCTGGCGCACAACGAGATCCGTGTGGTGGCCGCCGGTGCCCTCGCCCCTCTGGGCCAACTCAGGAGCCTGGACCTCAGCCACAACCTCATCTCCGACTTTGCCTGGAGCGACCTGCACAACCTCAGTGCCCTCCAGTTGCTCAAGATGGACAGCAACGAGCTGACCTTCATCCCCCGGGACGCCTTCCGCAGCCTTCGTGCCCTGCGCTCGCTGCAGCTCAACCACAACCGCCTGCACGCGCTGGCCGAAGGCACCTTCGCGCCTCTCACCGCTCTGTCCCACCTGCAGATCAACGATAACCCCTTCGACTGCACCTGCGGCATCGTGTGGTTCAAGACGTGGGCCCTGACCACGGCCGTGTCCATCCCGGAGCAAGACAACATCACCTGCACTTCGCCCCACGTGCTCAAGGGCACGCCGCTGAACCGCCTGCTGCCGCTGCCTTGCTCGGCGCCCTCGGTGCAGCTCACCTACCAACCCAGCCAGGATGGTGCCGAGCTGCGGCCGGGCTTCGTGCTGGCCCTCCACTGCGACGTGGAGGGGCAACCGGCCCCCCAGCTCCACTGGCACATCCAGACGCCCGGTGGCACCGTGGAGATCACCAGCCCCAATGTGGGTGCCGACGGGCGTGCCCTGCCCGGGGCCCTGGCCGCCGGCGGCCGGCCTCGCTTCCAGGCCTTTGCCAACGGCAGCCTGCTCATCCCAGACTTTGGCAAGCTGGAGGAGGGCACCTACAGCTGCCTGGCCACCAACGAGCTAGGCAGTGCGGAGAGCTCAGTAAACGTGGCACTGGCCACACCGGGCGAGGGTGGGGAGGATGCGCTGGGACGCAGGTTCCACGGCAAAGCGGCTGAGGGTAAGGGCTGCTACACGGTTGACAACGAGGTACAGCCCTCAGGGCCGGAGGACAACGTCGTCATCATCTACCTCAGCCGCGCGGGGGGCCCTGAGGCTGcagcagtgggaggaggggcccctgggaggcagcCCCCCGGCCTTTTCCTACTAGGCCAgagcctcctccttctcttcctcacttccttctag